The nucleotide window AATCTGGCTTCCAGATGCTCGGCGTGCATCAGCAGTCCGGTCACTTCATATTTCCAGTCGTGCAAACCGTATAATACTCCAAGCCCCACATCGTCTATTCCACCGAGCATCGCTCTATCGTGGGCTTCGGTATGATATTCATAGTTGCGCTTGGGTCCGGCCAAGTGGAATTTCAGGTAAGTCGGCTTGTGATATGTCTCCTGGAAGAGCACGTAAGTGCCGATGCCGGCAGCCTTAAGCTTTTTATAGTCTTCGACAGTTGTCGCGGCGATATTCACATTTATACGCCGTATCGAACCGTTATCGAACTTGAGTGAGTAGATCGTTTTAATGCAATCGAGCACATATTCAATCGGGCAGTTTACGGGGTCCTCACCGGTCTCCAGTGCCAGACGCTTGTGACCCATACTCTCCAACAGCTTTACTTCGCGCGCAAGCTCTTCCTGGTTGAGTTTATGGCGCTTGAATGTATGGTCATGATTATAGCCGCAATAAGCGCATCGATTAACGCAGTAGTCAGACACATACAGCGGCGCGAACATGACGATTCTTCGGCCGTATATGTGTTCTTTGACTTTTCGAGCCAGTGCATAGATTTCTTCCATAATCTCAGGCGAACTTACATTACAGAGCACAGCCGCTTCTCGATGCGTCAGTCCCTTGAAATCAGCTGCTTTGGCCAGAATTTCCCTGATCCGCACGATATCGTCTGCCTGCGCGCGTCCCTGCGCGAGAGTCTCCTCTATCTCATCATGACTTATAAACTCATTGGAATCATTGGATTTCGGATCATACATAACACTACCTCGTTTCTTTTGCCAGAGCTGTCTTCACCGATACGTTTCGCACCCTGCCGAGCCTGCCGGTGAGCGCGCTTATTTCATCACCAGTCCCGTCTACTATTATTGATATTACTGACACTCCGCGTTCCTTATACGGCACGCCCATTCGGCCTACAATGATGCCGGAGAACTCATGGAGTACTGCGTTCACCTCTTCAGCCGCCGAAATATCTTCGACTATAATTCCTACCACGCCAATACGCTTGTCCATACTCACCACCTAACCAGGATTATGCGCTTCACGCATAATCTTGGGCTCCAAGAGCATCATTCACGCTCTCGTGAATAATGCAGACTAAACAAAAAAGCCCTCTCGCAGATCAGCAAGAAGGCGTATTTGATCGTTCAAATATTAAACGCATAACGCGCCTTCCCGCTTGGGCTTATCGGCCTTGCGGTCGGGTAATTTATTCAAACCGGCGGTGGAACTAGTCCCATCGCCCGTCAGTTAGATTCTATATCTATATGCCGCATATTGTCAAGAGTTAAACGTTGAGGCAAAAATTTTTGCAATCGGCTTGAACTGATCGCATATATCCGCTTTTTCGAGTTCATTAGGATAGACCCAAAGAAAGTCGTCATGCTCGTCGCTGAGTGCGACTGTGCCTGATTCTGTTCGACCCTCAAGCAGCAGATATATAATCCGGTTGGACGGCGATTCGGACTGTGCCGATCCCACGAGCTTATCGATTGCGACTTTCAATCCTGTTTCTTCGGTGACCTCACGTATCAGAGCCTGATCGAACGCCTCGCCCACATCCAGCTTGCCACCTGGAAAGTCCCATTTGCCGGGGTTATTTTTTGAGTCCATCGATCTTTTCAGCAGCAGACATCGTCCCATATCGTCTCTGATTATCATTTTGACCGACAGCGCAAACGGCTTCATTTCGTGTAATCCTCGAGTATCGAACAGACCGCCTTGATCTGTTTCTTGAGATCGAAACAGCTTTCCGCCCTCGATCTGCCTGCTTTGCCCATGCCTTCGGCAGCAGACTTGTCTGCAATCAGCTTTCCCATGGCTTCGGCTATCTGTTGAGGATTGTTCGCGGGAACCAAGATGCCTGTTTCGCCTGATACTACTATCTCCGGCAGCCCACCTATGTTTGTAGCGATAACAGGACGCGATAGAGCCATAGCCTCCACTGCCGCCAGTCCAAAACCTTCCTTTAGTGATGGCACGATGACCGCGTCGCATGCGGACATCAGAGGCTTAACGTCAGCATTAAACCCTTTGAACTCGACATTATCCGCAACTCCGAGTGCCTGCGCAGCGCCAATCAGCTCATCGCGAGTCTTTCCGTCCCCTACGATCATCAACCAAGCGCTCGGACAGGTTTTCGAGAGGATAAACATCGCCTCTATTGCGCTGCGCTGACCCTTCTCTTCCGAGAGCCTGCCAAATATCCCAAAGACGGGAGTTGTTTCTTCATAACCCTGAGCGCGTTTTGCCTCTGCGAGCGGAACCGGACTGAACCTGGTCAAATCGACTCCATTGTGGACCACATGCACTCTGTCCGGGTTCAAAC belongs to bacterium and includes:
- a CDS encoding glycosyltransferase family 4 protein — protein: MRVLEAITPSRIGGAEVYVADLCDELSRLDIDIELFVPSGRPFVKYAADRGISSFNWKTHGKFDPMTVIRLALLIRSHHIDIIHTHLSTASLLGAFAAKLAGVPSVAHVHGLNTATCFKYSTAVIAVSEAVKKHLCTQGLNPDRVHVVHNGVDLTRFSPVPLAEAKRAQGYEETTPVFGIFGRLSEEKGQRSAIEAMFILSKTCPSAWLMIVGDGKTRDELIGAAQALGVADNVEFKGFNADVKPLMSACDAVIVPSLKEGFGLAAVEAMALSRPVIATNIGGLPEIVVSGETGILVPANNPQQIAEAMGKLIADKSAAEGMGKAGRSRAESCFDLKKQIKAVCSILEDYTK
- a CDS encoding NUDIX domain-containing protein gives rise to the protein MKPFALSVKMIIRDDMGRCLLLKRSMDSKNNPGKWDFPGGKLDVGEAFDQALIREVTEETGLKVAIDKLVGSAQSESPSNRIIYLLLEGRTESGTVALSDEHDDFLWVYPNELEKADICDQFKPIAKIFASTFNS
- the hydG gene encoding [FeFe] hydrogenase H-cluster radical SAM maturase HydG translates to MYDPKSNDSNEFISHDEIEETLAQGRAQADDIVRIREILAKAADFKGLTHREAAVLCNVSSPEIMEEIYALARKVKEHIYGRRIVMFAPLYVSDYCVNRCAYCGYNHDHTFKRHKLNQEELAREVKLLESMGHKRLALETGEDPVNCPIEYVLDCIKTIYSLKFDNGSIRRINVNIAATTVEDYKKLKAAGIGTYVLFQETYHKPTYLKFHLAGPKRNYEYHTEAHDRAMLGGIDDVGLGVLYGLHDWKYEVTGLLMHAEHLEARFGVGPHTYSSCRIRKAEGVNAEDFPYLVSDEEFKQIVAILRLATPYTGMILSTREPKGYRDEVIALGISQVSAGSCTGVGGYANAAKLGFEDEIPQFEPEDRRSPTEMLKDLIRDGYIPSYCTACYREGRTGDRFMRFAKTGQIQNMCQPNAILTLQEYLDDYGDDELRELGKKVIDKEMAEIPNPKVRAKANEYLERIRAGERDFRF
- a CDS encoding iron-only hydrogenase system regulator, with protein sequence MDKRIGVVGIIVEDISAAEEVNAVLHEFSGIIVGRMGVPYKERGVSVISIIVDGTGDEISALTGRLGRVRNVSVKTALAKETR